From a region of the Marasmius oreades isolate 03SP1 chromosome 7, whole genome shotgun sequence genome:
- a CDS encoding uncharacterized protein (BUSCO:EOG09263MEM) has translation MWRPATRQITGTNDVPLGQRRRFGPAPAEDAAPPQLAQLSPSAYPRQHDIETPGKRGREESPANGDPKIDSNAPRKRRSRWGDVKTEIPGLPTAISAAGVSQAQLDNYAIHLRLEEINRKLRLNDYVPPERERSPSPPPTYDAHGRRTNTREVRYKKKLEDERIKLVDRAMKNDPNFRPPVEYHQQKRSQRPSDKVYIPVKEFPEINFFGLLVGPRGNSLKKMERESGAKISIRGKGSVKEGKARPDQYADDAEEDLHCLVIADSQEKVVACVKMINRVIETAASTPEGQNDHKRNQLRELAALNGTLRDDENQICQNCGGVGHRKYDCPEQRNFTANIICRVCGSAGHMARDCTVNKDPNAVVTPPPPGQMGGPANGGRTFDSDYASLLAELGESGGSAGDLSKPSWAAGPNAGHDITGGGINVPPWRRPENWQTNVPQQQQGYRPPTQGAQGGYGGYGGQSWGGYPQAQQGGYGQPDYSSYASYYQGQYQQPAAA, from the exons ATGTGGAGACCTGCAACTCGTCAAATCACAGGGACAAACGATG TACCCTTAGGTCAAAGGCGCCGATTTGGACCAGCACCGGCAGAAGATGCTGCTCCTCCACAGCTCGCACAATTATCACCATCCGCGTATCCTCGTCAACATGATATTGAAACTCCTGGAAAGCGTGGCCGAGAAGAGTCTCCAGCAAACGGAGACCCTAAGA TTGATTCTAATGCTCCCCGCAAACGACGTAGTCGTTGGGGTGATGTAAAGACGGAAATTCCTGGTCTGCCAACCGCCATTTCTGCCGCCGGTGTATCCCAAGCCCAACTTGACAACTATGCCATCCATCTGCGACTAGAAGAGATTAACAGGAAACTTAGATTGAATGATTACGTGCCACCCGAGCGAGAAAG ATCCCCTTCCCCGCCCCCCACCTACGATGCACACGGTAGAAGGACTAATACTCGTGAGGTTCGTTACAAAAAAAAGCTCGAGGACGAGCGTATTAAGCTTGTCGACCGTGCCATGAAAAACGACCCCAACTTCCGTCCCCCAGTTGAATACCATCAACAAAAACGCTCTCAGCGTCCTTCAGACAAAGTCTACATCCCCGTTAAGGAGTTTCCTGAAATCAATTTCTTCGGTCTTCTTGTTGGCCCTCGCGGGAACAgtttgaagaagatggaACGGGAAAGCGGTGCGAAGATCAGCATTCGAGGAAAGGGTAGTGTCAAGGAAGGGAAAGCGAGGCCTGACCAGTACGCAGATGATGCTGAGGAGGACCTGCATTGCCTTGTTATCGCTGATTCTCAGGAGAAGGTGGTTGCTTGCGTGAAGATGATCAACAGAGTCATTGAGACT GCGGCTTCCACTCCAGAGGGCCAAAACGATCATAAACGTAATCAACTCCGAGAACTCGCAGCGTTGAATGGAACCCTTCGCGATGACGAAAACCAGATATGCCAGAATTGCGGTGGCGTCGGTCACCGCAAATATGATTGCCCAGAACAGCGCAATTTCACTGCGAACATTATCTGTCGTGTATGTGGTAGCGCTGGACATATGGCTCGTGACTGTACTGTCAATAAAGATCCTAACGCGGTAGttacacctccacctccggGACAAATGGGAGGTCCTGCGAACGGTGGGCGTACGTTCGATTCGGACTATGCGAGTCTGCTGGCAGAACTGGGAGAGTCTGGAGGTTCTGCAGGAGATTTGTCCAAGCCATCTTGGGCCGCCGGCCCCAACGCTGGGCACGATATCACTGGGGGTGGGATCAATGTTCCTCCATGGCGTCGGCCAGAGAATTGGCAGACGAATGTACCACAACAGCAGCAGGGTTACCGACCTCCCACGCAGGGTGCTCAGGGTGGCTACGGTGGCTATGGTGGTCAGAGTTGGGGCGGATACCCACAGGCACAACAGGGCGGTTATGGGCAGCCTGATTATTCTAGCTATGCCTCCTATTATCAAGGCCAATATCAACAACCAGCGGCCGCTTGA
- a CDS encoding uncharacterized protein (BUSCO:EOG09260LVD) yields the protein MLGTLVYATSTIWEETDFQSSHFSSRNYNLWILTELQCLIGIVVLYMLWMHNSLISSSLMALPGSEVTLSVANSGTIGLTRRSLSPRPSERRNGPPSINKPYFGFVWMSVPKNYRESTDDGICTGLLLGPLVSCALLYSSLSRRDPTSNPLPPNWRIEAPFSLNNSKGSYTPLEALVLSRYNAVDLAVMCSSILLLHICCSWCLEHQYSSSANIDGERKSVPRSEGRRLLFYVTFTIGVSFSVVALKVAFQLLSWGFWQHLTWLEVAVSSLFYQFTLYVAVRLAHRSFTLGELGVVAYGGTALFMELLNVTRARIWPQATPFVKTFRLPTPLLVFQIALVAGSFLTGFILSPFLILSRQIAQRPIRRLRYPEQKLRHRRILALGFYIGALIIIVGVIGLWTRWCLDNRDPWIWVIFWLLEGRKKWSRAVLLGYWGVLGSLSVAGWNRQLARSRRFRARNSTGETLVVPGVPPSVDNTIQGTSSGSENSNTAGGIGPTSTTPTLGLTFPNLPSGATVATDWLDAADKHVPTLRLNARRKFFHGLAVVMFVPGVAFDPAFTHLCFSAVFALFTFAEYVRYFAIYPFGASVHLFMNEFLDQKDSGTTILSHFYLLTGCAGPLWLESGSSLVEFSGILMLGVGDSLASIVGKRMGIHRWSPTSSKSLEGSLAFIVSIVVCAWILRLFGMVEAFSVCAISQSRAIWTISPCLSLLLCTLFKCWMANYLGF from the exons ATGCTTGGAACTTTGGTATACGCCACGTCGACAATCTGGGAGGAAACCGACTTCCAATCATCTCATTTCTCATCCCGCAATTATAATTTGTGGATTCTCACAG AACTTCAGTGCCTCATTGGAATCGTTGTACTGTATATGCTTTGGATGCATAACTCCTTAATCTCTTCTTCGTTAATGGCCCTTCCCGGTTCTGAAGTGACCCTGTCTGTGGCAAACTCAGGGACTATTGGCTTGACACGGCGATCGCTATCCCCACGGCCTTCAGAACGACGCAATGGGCCTCCCTCAATCAATAAACCATATTTTGGGTTTGTGTGGATGTCAGTACCGAAAAATTATAG AGAATCGACCGATGACGGAATATGCACCGGACTCCTCTTAGGACCCCTAGTCTCATGCGCATTACTGTATTCATCCCTATCGAGGCGCGATCCCACGTCAAACCCTCTTCCCCCGAACTGGCGAATAGAGGCGCCTTTCTCGCTCAACAATTCGAAAGGCTCCTATACACCTCTTGAAGCCCTTGTTCTTTCGCGCTATAATGCCGTCGATCTCGCAGTCATGTGTTCTAGCATCTTGCTACTTCATATATGTTGCTCTTGGTGTCTAGAGCATCAATATTCTTCCTCAGCCAATATCGATGGTGAGAGAAAATCCGTGCCAAGGAGTGAAGGACGTCGACTCCTCTTTTATGTCACTTTCACAATCGGTGTTAGCTTTTCTGTAGTCGCGTTGAAGGTGGCGTTTCAGCTGCTATCCTGGGGTTTCTGGCAAC ACTTGACATGGCTTGAAGTTGCCGTAAGCTCCTTGTTTTACCAGTTCACGCTCTACGTTGCGGTTCGCCTTGCTCATCGGAGTTTTACTTTGGGAGAGCTTGGGGTGGTTGCTTATGGTGGTACGGCACTATTCATGGAGTTGCTCAATGTCACCAGAGCTAGA ATTTGGCCCCAAGCTACACCGTTCGTCAAGACCTTTCGTCTGCCTACTCCCCTTTTGGTTTTCCAGATCGCTTTGGTTGCGGGCTCCTTTTTAACAGGTTTCATACTCTCTCCCTTCCTCATTCTTTCTCGCCAAATTGCTCAAAGGCCGATCAGACGCCTACGCTACCCAGAGCAAAAACTTCGTCACCGACGCATACTCGCTCTCGGTTTCTACATCGGGGCTCTGATCATCATTGTTGGTGTTATCGGGCTGTGGACCCGTTGGTGTCTGGATAACCGTGATCCGTGGATCTGGGTCATCTTTTGGTTATTGGAAGGCAGGAAAAAATGGAGTAGAGCAGTTCTCTTGGGCTATTGGGGAGTCTTGGGTTCTTTAAGCGTTGCTGGATGGAACCGGCAACTAGCGCGCTCAAGACGATTCAGAGCACGAAATTCCACAGGCGAAACTCTCGTTGTTCCGGGAGTACCGCCCTCGGTAGATAATACCATCCAAGGGACAAGTTCTGGCAGCGAAAACTCCAACACAGCCGGAGGAATCGGTCCGACTTCTACCACCCCTACACTTGGTTTGACATTCCCCAATCTTCCCAGTGGGGCAACAGTCGCCACCGACTGGTTGGATGCTGCAGATAAACACGTGCCGACGTTGAGGTTGAACGCAAGGAGAAAGTTCTTTCATGGGTTAGCCGTAGTCATGTTTGTTCCAGGGGTGGCATTTGAT CCCGCCTTCACCCATCTGTGTTTCAGTGCCGTGTTCGCGTTATTCACGTTTGCTGAATACGTTCGCTATTTTGCTATTTATCCATTCGGAGCATCTGTTCATCTGTTCATGAATGAGTTTCTGGATCAAAAAGATAGTGGTACGACCATTCTAAGTCATTTTTATCTCCTGACTGGGTGTGCCGGACCTTTATGGCTGGAGAG CGGATCTTCTCTTGTCGAGTTTTCAGGTATCCTTATGCTTGGCGTTGGAGATTCACTG GCGTCAATTGTAGGGAAACGAATGGGTATACATCGGTGGTCCCCTACGTCTTCCAAGTCTCTTGAAGGAAGCTTGGCGTTCATCGTGTCAATTGTCGTATGCGCATGGATTCTGCGCTTGTTTGGTATGGTGGAGGCATTCTCGGTATGTGCGATCTCGCAGTCCAGGGCAATCTGGACAATTTCCCCTTGCTTATCTTTGCTTCTTTGCACCCTGTTCAAATGTTGGATGGCTAACTATCTTGGTTTCTAG
- a CDS encoding uncharacterized protein (BUSCO:EOG09260LVD), whose translation MLGTLVYATSTIWEETDFQSSHFSSRNYNLWILTELQCLIGIVVLYMLWMHNSLISSSLMALPGSEVTLSVANSGTIGLTRRSLSPRPSERRNGPPSINKPYFGFVWMSVPKNYRESTDDGICTGLLLGPLVSCALLYSSLSRRDPTSNPLPPNWRIEAPFSLNNSKGSYTPLEALVLSRYNAVDLAVMCSSILLLHICCSWCLEHQYSSSANIDGERKSVPRSEGRRLLFYVTFTIGVSFSVVALKVAFQLLSWGFWQHLTWLEVAVSSLFYQFTLYVAVRLAHRSFTLGELGVVAYGGTALFMELLNVTRARIWPQATPFVKTFRLPTPLLVFQIALVAGSFLTGFILSPFLILSRQIAQRPIRRLRYPEQKLRHRRILALGFYIGALIIIVGVIGLWTRWCLDNRDPWIWVIFWLLEGRKKWSRAVLLGYWGVLGSLSVAGWNRQLARSRRFRARNSTGETLVVPGVPPSVDNTIQGTSSGSENSNTAGGIGPTSTTPTLGLTFPNLPSGATVATDWLDAADKHVPTLRLNARRKFFHGLAVVMFVPGVAFDPAFTHLCFSAVFALFTFAEYVRYFAIYPFGASVHLFMNEFLDQKDSGTTILSHFYLLTGCAGPLWLESGSSLVEFSGILMLGVGDSLASIVGKRMGIHRWSPTSSKSLEGSLAFIVSIVVCAWILRLFGMVEAFSTVRYAGVIGCSSIMEALSDQNDNLTLPLFTWSLAVLVGVR comes from the exons ATGCTTGGAACTTTGGTATACGCCACGTCGACAATCTGGGAGGAAACCGACTTCCAATCATCTCATTTCTCATCCCGCAATTATAATTTGTGGATTCTCACAG AACTTCAGTGCCTCATTGGAATCGTTGTACTGTATATGCTTTGGATGCATAACTCCTTAATCTCTTCTTCGTTAATGGCCCTTCCCGGTTCTGAAGTGACCCTGTCTGTGGCAAACTCAGGGACTATTGGCTTGACACGGCGATCGCTATCCCCACGGCCTTCAGAACGACGCAATGGGCCTCCCTCAATCAATAAACCATATTTTGGGTTTGTGTGGATGTCAGTACCGAAAAATTATAG AGAATCGACCGATGACGGAATATGCACCGGACTCCTCTTAGGACCCCTAGTCTCATGCGCATTACTGTATTCATCCCTATCGAGGCGCGATCCCACGTCAAACCCTCTTCCCCCGAACTGGCGAATAGAGGCGCCTTTCTCGCTCAACAATTCGAAAGGCTCCTATACACCTCTTGAAGCCCTTGTTCTTTCGCGCTATAATGCCGTCGATCTCGCAGTCATGTGTTCTAGCATCTTGCTACTTCATATATGTTGCTCTTGGTGTCTAGAGCATCAATATTCTTCCTCAGCCAATATCGATGGTGAGAGAAAATCCGTGCCAAGGAGTGAAGGACGTCGACTCCTCTTTTATGTCACTTTCACAATCGGTGTTAGCTTTTCTGTAGTCGCGTTGAAGGTGGCGTTTCAGCTGCTATCCTGGGGTTTCTGGCAAC ACTTGACATGGCTTGAAGTTGCCGTAAGCTCCTTGTTTTACCAGTTCACGCTCTACGTTGCGGTTCGCCTTGCTCATCGGAGTTTTACTTTGGGAGAGCTTGGGGTGGTTGCTTATGGTGGTACGGCACTATTCATGGAGTTGCTCAATGTCACCAGAGCTAGA ATTTGGCCCCAAGCTACACCGTTCGTCAAGACCTTTCGTCTGCCTACTCCCCTTTTGGTTTTCCAGATCGCTTTGGTTGCGGGCTCCTTTTTAACAGGTTTCATACTCTCTCCCTTCCTCATTCTTTCTCGCCAAATTGCTCAAAGGCCGATCAGACGCCTACGCTACCCAGAGCAAAAACTTCGTCACCGACGCATACTCGCTCTCGGTTTCTACATCGGGGCTCTGATCATCATTGTTGGTGTTATCGGGCTGTGGACCCGTTGGTGTCTGGATAACCGTGATCCGTGGATCTGGGTCATCTTTTGGTTATTGGAAGGCAGGAAAAAATGGAGTAGAGCAGTTCTCTTGGGCTATTGGGGAGTCTTGGGTTCTTTAAGCGTTGCTGGATGGAACCGGCAACTAGCGCGCTCAAGACGATTCAGAGCACGAAATTCCACAGGCGAAACTCTCGTTGTTCCGGGAGTACCGCCCTCGGTAGATAATACCATCCAAGGGACAAGTTCTGGCAGCGAAAACTCCAACACAGCCGGAGGAATCGGTCCGACTTCTACCACCCCTACACTTGGTTTGACATTCCCCAATCTTCCCAGTGGGGCAACAGTCGCCACCGACTGGTTGGATGCTGCAGATAAACACGTGCCGACGTTGAGGTTGAACGCAAGGAGAAAGTTCTTTCATGGGTTAGCCGTAGTCATGTTTGTTCCAGGGGTGGCATTTGAT CCCGCCTTCACCCATCTGTGTTTCAGTGCCGTGTTCGCGTTATTCACGTTTGCTGAATACGTTCGCTATTTTGCTATTTATCCATTCGGAGCATCTGTTCATCTGTTCATGAATGAGTTTCTGGATCAAAAAGATAGTGGTACGACCATTCTAAGTCATTTTTATCTCCTGACTGGGTGTGCCGGACCTTTATGGCTGGAGAG CGGATCTTCTCTTGTCGAGTTTTCAGGTATCCTTATGCTTGGCGTTGGAGATTCACTG GCGTCAATTGTAGGGAAACGAATGGGTATACATCGGTGGTCCCCTACGTCTTCCAAGTCTCTTGAAGGAAGCTTGGCGTTCATCGTGTCAATTGTCGTATGCGCATGGATTCTGCGCTTGTTTGGTATGGTGGAGGCATTCTCG ACGGTAAGGTATGCAGGCGTGATTGGTTGCTCGTCAATCATGGAGGCGCTGTCGGATCAGAATGATAATCTGACACTCCCACTTTTCACATGGAGTTTAGCTGTCCTTGTGGGTGTCAGATAA
- a CDS encoding uncharacterized protein (BUSCO:EOG09264GMT), which translates to MASKEASVFLEDLEPPGLSSAECQVPVASQESTVSHATVVESDHGDASTTTSTTAKKRQVTLTDMFGSRGSNKRIKLSPQATSITKAIEGGTVSSSRVDGPPKLNSIPFSLKGFQDSLNEEDRKLLNLECQILGKSWLKLLQDEIKKPYFISLKRFLWGKGVKGLDDSAASLNVFPSPRNIYTWSNTPLGKVRVVLIGQDPYHGPGQAHGLCFSVPMGVRVPPSLRNIYAELKAEYSEFEPPKHGNLSSWAANGVLMLNACLTVDEGKAGSHANKGWETFTSKVVQIVDKYGGANLPGPGGSASTGVGRGVVFLAWGAYAEKRVAGLDKTKHLVLKSAHPSPLSAHRGFLGNGHFRKANEWLESKYGPDGKVDWCHFDS; encoded by the exons ATGGCGAGCAAGGAAGCATCGGTATTTCTTGAAGATCTGGAACCACCGGGACTCTCTTCTGCAGAGTGCCAAGTCCCAGTCGCGTCGCAAGAATCCACCGTTTCTCATGCGACAGTGGTAGAGTCAGACCATGGCGACGCGTCAACCACGACATCCACAACCGCGAAAAAACGACAAGTAACCCTTACAGACATGTTTGGGAGTCGGGGAAGCAACAAACGTATCAAACTCTCCCCGCAGGCAACGTCAATAACGAAGGCTATTGAGGGGGGAACTGTGTCTTCGTCGAGGGTGGATGGTCCACCGAAGTTAAATTCGATCCCGTTTTCTCTCAAAGGTTTCCAAGACTCGCTTAATGAAGAAGACCGAAAGCTATTGAATCTTGAATGCCAAATTCTGGGAAAGAGCTG GCTCAAGTTACTTCAAGACGAGATTAAGAAGCCCTATTTCATATCCTTGAAGCGTTTCCTTTGGGGAAAAGGTGTCAAAGGATTGGACGACTCTGCTGCTTCACTCAACGTGTTCCCGTCTC CCCGCAACATCTATACTTGGTCTAACACGCCTCTTGGGAAAGTTCGGGTAGTCTTGATTGGACAGGACCCGTACCATGGTCCAGGGCAAGCTCATG GACTTTGTTTCTCTGTTCCTATGGGTGTTCGAGTACCGCCTTCCTTGAGAAAT ATATACGCGGAATTAAAGGCGGAGTACTCCGAATTCGAGCCTCCAAAACACGG GAACCTTTCTTCCTGGGCCGCAAACGGTGTGCTGATGTTAAACGCTTGTCTGACTGTCGACGAAGGCAAGGCTGGTTCACACGCGAATAAAGGTTGGGAGACGTTTACCTCTAAGGTGGTCCAAATTGTCGACAAGTACGGCGGTGCCAATCTTCCTGGTCCAGGGGGATCAGCCAGTACTGGAGTAGGGAGAGGTGTAGTATTCTTGGCTTGGGGTGCGTATGCTGAGAAACGGGTCGCAGGGCTTGACAAG ACGAAGCATCTCGTGTTGAAGAGCGCG CATCCTTCGCCTCTGTCCGCGCATAGGGGGTTCCTGGGAAATGGACACTTCAGAAAGGCAAACGAATGGCTGGAATCAAAATATGGTCCAGACGGAAAGGTGGATTGGTGCCACTTTGACAGTTAA